In Anolis carolinensis isolate JA03-04 unplaced genomic scaffold, rAnoCar3.1.pri scaffold_14, whole genome shotgun sequence, the following proteins share a genomic window:
- the drap1 gene encoding dr1-associated corepressor isoform X2 encodes MPSKKKKYNARFPPARIKKIMQTDEEIGKVAAAVPVIISRALELFLESLLKNACHVTQSRNAKTMTTSHLKQCIELEQQFDFLKDLVASVPDMQGDAEENHVEGERAPRRGRKPGSGRKNGGTAGKGRDAKQSGTDSEQEDDTEDSESNGDEEMPQATPAARPTTHLSTTPVPYLPFSVAPVVPAAPLAVPAPAVASLSAAPPPAPVKEDDEEDDYDS; translated from the exons ATGCCGAGCAAGAAGAAGAAATACAACGCCCGCTTCCCCCCG GCCCGGATCAAGAAGATCATGCAGACGGACGAGGAGATTGGCAAGGTGGCGGCGGCCGTGCCCGTGATCATTT CCCGGGCGCTGGAGCTCTTCCTGGAGTCCTTGCTGAAGAACGCCTGCCACGTCACGCAGTCCAGGAACGCCAAGACCATGACCACGTCCCACCT GAAGCAGTGCATCGAGCTGGAGCAGCAGTTTGACTTCCTGAAGGACCTGGTGGCCTCCGTCCCGGACATGCAAGGGGACGCCGAGGAGAACCACGTGGAGGGAGAGCGAGCGCCCCGGAG GGGCCGGAAGCCGGGCAGTGGTCGGAAGAACGGCGGCACCGCGGGCAAAGGAAGGGACGCCAAGCAGTCGGGCACCGATTCGGAGCAAGAG GATGACACGGAAGACAGCGAGAGCAACGGAGACGAGGAAATGCCCCAGGCGACCCCGGCCGCGCGACCCACCACCCACCTCTCCAC CACCCCAGTGCCATACCTGCCCTTCTCGGTGGCCCCAGTGGTCCCCGCCGCCCCCCTCGCGGTCCCGGCCCCGGCGGTGGCGTCCCTCTCGGCGGCCCCTCCGCCCGCACCGGTCAAGGAGGACGACGAAGAGGACGACTACGACTCCTAA